One window from the genome of Vibrio vulnificus NBRC 15645 = ATCC 27562 encodes:
- a CDS encoding acyltransferase: MRERVQFFDLLRCVAAVAVIAIHVLAPYRHELGEIPFDQWVTAVGINGISRWAVPVFILITGALMLSDTRPFDLPYYARRRLGKVLIPFLFWSLFYALLSGLSASGFDSSKVTEVLSSSPEHATYYHLGFFYYFIPLYFVIPMFQWLVRQQRQDILYLFTALWLFTTVLYLAGIDGPWSYELWLYSGYLPLGYLLFSKVPNQRSVVVEAVLLGGMALAVTVTMVVSNSLAAGEYTVGRWLSYKTINVVLAASMVFVLCRSVGERLSAQWQKWVALISRHSLGIYLLHPIFLWPMKELGWYQGHPAWVIPLWVVLSGAGALALSYLFSLSAKTRWLLP; this comes from the coding sequence ATGCGCGAAAGAGTTCAGTTTTTTGATTTGCTACGATGTGTCGCGGCGGTGGCCGTGATCGCCATTCATGTGCTTGCGCCTTATCGTCATGAGTTAGGGGAGATTCCTTTTGATCAATGGGTGACGGCCGTTGGCATCAATGGCATTTCTCGTTGGGCGGTACCGGTTTTTATTCTTATCACTGGCGCCCTGATGCTCAGTGACACTCGGCCATTTGATCTGCCTTATTATGCTCGTCGTCGTTTAGGTAAGGTGCTGATCCCTTTTCTCTTTTGGTCGTTGTTCTATGCGCTCCTCTCTGGTTTGAGTGCGAGCGGTTTTGATAGCAGCAAAGTGACAGAAGTGCTCAGCAGCAGCCCAGAGCATGCCACCTACTACCATCTTGGTTTCTTCTATTATTTTATTCCGCTCTATTTTGTGATTCCGATGTTCCAGTGGCTTGTTCGCCAGCAACGTCAGGACATCCTCTATCTTTTTACCGCGTTGTGGTTGTTCACCACTGTGTTGTATCTGGCGGGCATCGATGGCCCTTGGAGCTACGAGCTATGGCTGTACAGTGGCTACCTTCCTCTTGGCTACCTGCTCTTTAGCAAAGTCCCGAATCAACGCTCAGTGGTCGTTGAGGCGGTGCTTCTGGGGGGAATGGCATTGGCTGTCACGGTGACTATGGTGGTGAGTAATAGCCTTGCTGCAGGGGAATACACCGTCGGGCGTTGGCTGTCGTATAAAACCATTAATGTGGTATTGGCCGCGTCGATGGTGTTTGTGCTGTGTCGCTCTGTGGGCGAGCGGTTGTCGGCTCAATGGCAAAAGTGGGTGGCGTTGATCAGCCGCCACAGTTTAGGCATCTATTTATTGCATCCTATTTTTCTATGGCCAATGAAAGAGTTGGGCTGGTATCAGGGTCATCCTGCGTGGGTGATCCCGTTATGGGTCGTGCTGAGTGGGGCGGGTGCCTTAGCGTTGAGTTATCTATTTTCGCTCTCCGCTAAGACACGTTGGTTGTTGCCTTAG
- a CDS encoding YecH family metal-binding protein: MNDIHAHNLLHLLKEQPMDRAELLAHFGGETRFHTCKLQGLDLDSLLSFLLEREKISEQQGKFCVNLARICNH; the protein is encoded by the coding sequence ATGAATGATATCCATGCTCACAATCTTCTTCATCTCCTTAAAGAACAGCCGATGGACCGTGCAGAATTGCTCGCGCATTTCGGTGGCGAAACCCGTTTTCATACGTGCAAGTTGCAAGGGCTCGACTTGGACTCACTGCTGAGCTTTTTGTTGGAACGAGAAAAAATCAGTGAGCAGCAAGGAAAATTCTGTGTGAATCTGGCGCGAATCTGCAATCACTAA
- a CDS encoding lysoplasmalogenase — protein MWSWLAIGLSGMTSVLGARQASPFQSLFFKVFTLVLLLILVLTQGPDSAHSHWIAAGLLVSIFADTLHSLKSKKTLYFSGFLLAQLCYSKSFWLQLNGDIVWWLLALLLAASIVAFFLLLPQLDSLVFPVVIMGIMLVQLAWAAGEVWLQASNFSNAIGFAGTLVMIYSALAYAIHGYRKPMKRAYVWVSGSYFVAHALIVASIIY, from the coding sequence ATGTGGAGTTGGCTAGCGATAGGCTTATCTGGAATGACATCCGTTTTGGGTGCTCGTCAAGCGAGTCCATTTCAGTCACTGTTTTTTAAAGTGTTCACTCTGGTGTTGTTATTGATCTTGGTGCTGACCCAAGGGCCAGATTCTGCGCACAGCCATTGGATTGCCGCAGGCTTGTTAGTGTCGATTTTTGCCGACACGCTCCATTCTTTGAAATCAAAAAAAACGCTCTATTTTTCAGGTTTTCTCCTCGCGCAGCTTTGTTACAGCAAATCTTTCTGGTTACAGCTCAATGGTGACATCGTTTGGTGGCTCCTTGCCTTACTGTTGGCAGCGAGTATCGTGGCGTTTTTCTTACTCCTTCCTCAATTGGATTCCTTGGTTTTTCCCGTCGTGATTATGGGCATTATGCTGGTGCAGTTGGCTTGGGCTGCTGGAGAAGTGTGGCTCCAAGCAAGCAACTTCTCCAATGCGATCGGTTTTGCTGGAACGTTAGTCATGATTTATTCTGCTCTGGCGTATGCGATTCACGGCTATCGAAAACCGATGAAGCGTGCCTATGTTTGGGTGTCGGGCAGTTATTTTGTCGCACATGCTTTGATCGTGGCTTCTATCATCTATTGA
- the rsmD gene encoding 16S rRNA (guanine(966)-N(2))-methyltransferase RsmD, whose amino-acid sequence MVRRRQQNTSQNKPTTGCVRIISGLWRGRKLPVHDAEGLRPTTDRVKETLFNWLAQDIPHARCLDLFAGSGGLGFEAASRQAEQVTMLELNPKAFAQLQQNVTALKANNIKVIQGDALQFLKQQGTPHHVVFIDPPFRQGLLAEAVTLLEQNGWLAEDAMIYIETEKELQVEALPASWHLHREKTAGQVSYRLYERQ is encoded by the coding sequence ATGGTAAGACGTCGCCAGCAAAACACATCACAAAATAAGCCAACAACTGGCTGTGTACGCATCATTAGTGGCCTTTGGCGAGGGCGAAAGCTGCCCGTGCATGACGCCGAAGGCTTACGCCCGACCACCGATCGAGTCAAAGAAACGCTGTTTAACTGGCTCGCACAGGATATCCCTCACGCTCGCTGTTTGGATCTGTTTGCCGGCTCTGGCGGCTTAGGTTTTGAAGCGGCATCACGTCAGGCAGAGCAAGTCACCATGTTGGAGTTAAACCCCAAGGCGTTTGCGCAATTGCAACAAAATGTCACAGCGCTAAAGGCCAATAACATCAAAGTGATTCAAGGCGATGCACTGCAATTCCTTAAGCAGCAAGGCACGCCGCATCACGTGGTGTTTATTGATCCACCATTTCGCCAAGGACTCCTCGCCGAAGCCGTGACTTTGCTGGAGCAAAATGGCTGGCTGGCAGAGGACGCCATGATTTATATTGAGACAGAAAAAGAGTTACAGGTTGAAGCGCTGCCAGCTTCTTGGCATTTGCATCGAGAAAAAACCGCTGGGCAGGTCAGCTATCGCCTCTATGAACGCCAATAG
- a CDS encoding DUF2500 domain-containing protein, with protein MPISFVFAVLALIAIGGWLFVRFYRIHIQGNNAPEQKVQVTVLDKQVIAIADAQPGEDDQEYWIYVQRGTLGPKREFQVGVHYFHALNPGDKGELTYKGDKFLHFALKR; from the coding sequence ATGCCTATTTCCTTTGTTTTTGCCGTACTCGCATTGATTGCTATTGGTGGCTGGCTCTTCGTTCGTTTCTATCGTATTCATATTCAAGGCAATAACGCCCCAGAACAAAAAGTACAGGTCACTGTGCTTGATAAACAGGTCATCGCTATTGCCGACGCGCAACCTGGCGAAGACGATCAAGAGTATTGGATCTACGTACAACGTGGCACACTCGGACCCAAACGCGAGTTTCAGGTCGGTGTGCACTATTTCCACGCTCTTAACCCCGGCGATAAAGGGGAACTCACCTACAAGGGCGACAAGTTTCTTCACTTTGCCCTGAAGCGCTAA
- a CDS encoding YhgN family NAAT transporter, with product MDILAAATMLFLIMDPLGNLPIVLSILKHIDAKRRRKVLIRELLFALLILMLFLFAGQSIMKFLQVEPETLSISGGIILFIIAIKMIFPSAGSITGLAAGEEPFIVPMAIPMIAGPSVIAALLLLSSQHPNNLTDLSIAVLIAWFATFIILMFYSFFHRILGERGLKAVERLMGLLLVMISTQMFLNGVKSYMGVVS from the coding sequence ATGGACATTCTTGCTGCAGCCACCATGCTGTTCCTTATCATGGACCCGTTGGGGAATCTTCCCATTGTTTTATCTATCTTGAAGCACATTGATGCTAAGCGACGTCGCAAGGTATTGATTCGTGAGTTACTGTTTGCCCTCCTCATTTTGATGTTATTCCTATTTGCGGGGCAGAGCATTATGAAGTTCCTTCAGGTGGAACCGGAAACGCTCAGTATCTCGGGTGGCATTATCTTGTTTATTATCGCAATTAAGATGATCTTCCCCAGTGCAGGCAGCATTACCGGTTTGGCGGCCGGTGAAGAGCCCTTTATTGTGCCAATGGCGATACCTATGATTGCTGGGCCTTCTGTGATCGCAGCGTTGCTGCTGCTTTCTTCACAGCATCCAAATAACTTAACTGATTTGTCGATTGCCGTGCTGATCGCGTGGTTTGCGACCTTCATCATTTTAATGTTCTATAGCTTTTTCCACCGTATTCTGGGTGAGCGCGGCTTAAAGGCGGTTGAACGTTTGATGGGATTGTTGCTTGTGATGATTTCGACCCAGATGTTCCTCAATGGCGTTAAAAGTTATATGGGCGTTGTGAGTTAA
- the ftsY gene encoding signal recognition particle-docking protein FtsY, with translation MTEKKKRGLLSWLGFGDDDQVKQPEPAQSEEVISESDEKTVESVEPIVSQEVVEEVAVEPISESEAEEPVEVTPVVVEAPRVQEQEKPTESFFARLKRSLSRTKANIGAGFFGLFKGKKIDDELFEELEEQLLVADVGMDTTLKIIENLTEKASRRDLKDGEALYGLLKEEMAEILTKVEQPLQVDSSKTPYVILMVGVNGVGKTTTIGKLAKQFQNQGKKVMLAAGDTFRAAAVEQLQVWGERNNVPVIAQHTGADSASVIYDAIEAAKARGVDVVIADTAGRLQNKSNLMEELRKIVRVMKKIDDSAPHEIMLTLDAGTGQNAISQAKLFSDVAPITGITLTKLDGTAKGGVIFAIADQFNIPIRYIGVGEGIEDLRPFETQEFIDALFSREE, from the coding sequence ATGACGGAAAAGAAAAAGCGCGGATTATTATCGTGGCTTGGCTTTGGTGACGATGACCAAGTAAAACAACCAGAGCCTGCACAATCAGAAGAGGTGATCAGCGAGTCTGACGAAAAAACCGTAGAGAGCGTTGAACCGATTGTCAGCCAAGAAGTGGTTGAAGAGGTTGCGGTAGAGCCAATCAGCGAATCAGAAGCTGAAGAGCCCGTTGAAGTGACACCGGTGGTGGTTGAAGCGCCGCGTGTGCAAGAACAAGAAAAACCAACAGAAAGCTTTTTTGCGCGCCTAAAACGCAGCTTGAGTCGTACGAAAGCCAATATCGGCGCTGGTTTCTTTGGCCTATTTAAAGGCAAGAAAATCGATGATGAGCTGTTTGAAGAGCTGGAAGAACAGCTACTCGTTGCGGATGTGGGTATGGATACCACGTTGAAAATCATCGAAAACTTAACAGAAAAAGCGTCTCGCCGTGACTTAAAAGATGGTGAGGCTCTGTATGGTTTGCTCAAAGAAGAGATGGCGGAGATCCTCACTAAGGTTGAGCAACCATTGCAAGTGGACAGCAGCAAAACCCCTTACGTTATCCTGATGGTTGGGGTAAATGGCGTGGGTAAAACCACTACCATTGGTAAGTTGGCGAAACAGTTCCAAAATCAAGGTAAGAAAGTGATGTTGGCGGCGGGCGATACTTTCCGTGCAGCGGCTGTTGAGCAGTTGCAAGTGTGGGGCGAGCGTAACAATGTCCCAGTGATTGCACAGCATACTGGCGCAGACAGTGCATCGGTGATTTATGATGCGATTGAAGCCGCCAAAGCGCGTGGCGTTGATGTGGTGATCGCCGATACTGCGGGTCGCTTGCAAAACAAGAGCAACTTGATGGAAGAGCTGCGCAAAATTGTTCGAGTGATGAAGAAAATCGACGACTCCGCGCCGCATGAAATCATGTTGACCTTGGATGCAGGCACTGGTCAAAACGCCATTAGCCAAGCGAAACTGTTTAGCGATGTCGCGCCGATCACCGGGATCACCTTGACCAAACTGGATGGCACAGCGAAAGGCGGCGTGATCTTTGCTATTGCCGATCAGTTTAACATTCCTATTCGTTACATCGGTGTGGGGGAAGGGATTGAGGATCTCCGCCCGTTTGAAACCCAAGAATTTATCGACGCGCTATTTAGTCGAGAAGAGTAA
- the ftsE gene encoding cell division ATP-binding protein FtsE, which yields MIRFQQVSKAYRGGRQALQKVDFHLRRGEMAFLGGHSGAGKSTLLKLICAIERPTDGRISFNGHDITRIPNKDVPFLRRNIGIVFQDHRLLMDRSVYDNVALPMRIESISENEIKRRVSAALDKTGLLDKARCLPSQLSGGEQQRVGIARAVVNRPTLLLADEPTGNLDPELSNRVLRLFEEFNRAGVTILLATHDINLVNSRPQYRHFELNQGFLSEVEDYGRE from the coding sequence GTGATCCGATTTCAGCAGGTAAGTAAAGCCTATCGTGGCGGCCGTCAGGCCCTGCAAAAAGTCGACTTTCATTTACGTCGTGGCGAAATGGCATTTTTAGGTGGACACTCAGGTGCCGGTAAAAGTACCTTGCTGAAATTGATCTGTGCCATTGAGCGGCCTACTGATGGGCGCATTAGCTTCAATGGCCATGACATCACACGCATTCCGAATAAAGACGTGCCATTTTTGCGTCGCAATATCGGCATTGTTTTCCAAGATCACCGCTTACTGATGGATCGCAGTGTTTACGACAATGTGGCACTGCCGATGCGCATTGAATCCATCTCAGAGAATGAGATAAAACGCCGAGTCTCGGCGGCTCTCGACAAAACCGGGCTGCTTGATAAAGCCCGCTGTTTGCCTAGCCAGCTGTCTGGTGGTGAACAGCAACGTGTCGGCATCGCTCGCGCCGTGGTTAATCGCCCAACCTTATTGTTGGCCGATGAACCAACAGGCAACCTGGACCCTGAGTTGTCCAACCGAGTGCTGCGTTTGTTTGAAGAGTTCAATCGTGCTGGCGTGACTATTTTATTGGCGACACACGACATCAACTTGGTCAACTCTCGTCCTCAGTATCGTCATTTCGAACTTAACCAAGGTTTTCTCAGTGAGGTAGAAGATTATGGCCGCGAATAA
- a CDS encoding DUF1145 domain-containing protein — protein MKALLFLAKAAISFVWLILLVNIVSPFPGNAAIVLYIMTAFLFIMHGLQMLIFVGAFGDKITMTRWEKNSILIFGIFALLDIRRKYMM, from the coding sequence ATGAAAGCACTGTTATTTTTAGCGAAAGCCGCCATCTCATTTGTGTGGTTAATCCTGTTGGTTAATATTGTGTCACCATTTCCAGGTAACGCCGCCATCGTGCTCTATATCATGACGGCATTTTTGTTCATCATGCATGGACTGCAAATGCTGATCTTCGTCGGCGCCTTTGGTGACAAAATTACCATGACGCGCTGGGAAAAGAATTCCATCCTGATATTTGGTATTTTTGCCCTGCTCGATATTCGACGCAAATATATGATGTGA